One window of Alkaliphilus metalliredigens QYMF genomic DNA carries:
- a CDS encoding thioesterase family protein, giving the protein MEFNLKEGMAAQVEITVAQKDTAQAFGSGGVEVLATPMMIGLMERAALTAVDPHLPDGFATVGTHLNVKHMGATPVGMKAYAEAKLIKVEGKKLTFEITARDEEEKVGEGTHERYIIPLEKFIARAKEKGEK; this is encoded by the coding sequence ATGGAGTTTAACTTAAAAGAAGGAATGGCAGCTCAGGTAGAGATTACTGTTGCTCAAAAGGATACAGCACAAGCCTTTGGAAGTGGCGGCGTAGAAGTATTAGCAACACCCATGATGATCGGATTGATGGAGAGGGCAGCTTTAACTGCAGTGGATCCTCACTTGCCTGACGGCTTTGCCACTGTGGGAACCCATTTAAATGTAAAGCATATGGGGGCAACCCCTGTAGGGATGAAGGCCTATGCTGAAGCAAAGCTCATTAAGGTGGAGGGTAAGAAGTTAACATTTGAAATCACTGCCCGTGATGAAGAAGAAAAAGTGGGCGAGGGGACCCATGAAAGATACATTATTCCCTTGGAAAAATTCATAGCAAGAGCCAAGGAAAAAGGCGAAAAGTAA